A genomic stretch from Deinococcus multiflagellatus includes:
- a CDS encoding sensor histidine kinase: MSAHDLSAPERGGLLREQTEQRASAPVVPAALAPAPDDDHTQHELLVHQIELRLQNEELNRKNLELEQARQEYEQLFDGAPVGYATLDETGLVLRANLTLCRMLEVERGQLLRRRLSTYMDSTDSRTFALFLRRMMTDPGRRRVDLWLQGAGGQRVAAQLEAEAVPGAPGQGWHCRLTLTDVTMQRAAQDEVLRLNTALEAQIEERTRHIRELNDELETFLYAAAHDLTTPLRHIRSFTAQLSAQMPEPTDEHLRCAANVEQATLHMEHQLRALLTVFRLGRSRMRFQPVDLTRVLHEVRKDLKPELRGREVALSTDGLPRVLGDSLALQLVFTHLLGNALKFSRPRPQARIQVGAQESEREWLLYVRDNGVGFNMRQKERLFGVFQRLHHNTEFEGLGVGLALVRRIVNRHGGRVWAEGKVDQGATFWFSLPKAPPAGAADAR, from the coding sequence ATGTCGGCCCATGACCTGTCTGCGCCTGAGCGCGGCGGGCTGCTGCGGGAGCAGACCGAGCAGCGGGCGAGCGCTCCGGTGGTGCCAGCGGCCCTCGCCCCTGCGCCAGACGATGACCATACGCAGCACGAACTGCTGGTGCACCAGATTGAACTGCGGCTGCAGAACGAGGAACTGAACCGCAAGAACCTGGAACTGGAACAGGCCCGCCAGGAATACGAACAGCTGTTTGACGGCGCGCCGGTGGGCTACGCCACCCTGGATGAGACCGGGCTGGTGCTGCGCGCCAACCTCACGCTGTGCCGCATGCTGGAGGTGGAGCGCGGGCAGCTGCTGCGCCGCCGCCTGAGCACCTACATGGACAGCACCGACAGCCGCACCTTCGCGCTGTTTCTGCGCCGCATGATGACCGACCCTGGCCGGCGCCGGGTGGACCTGTGGCTGCAGGGCGCTGGGGGGCAGCGCGTGGCGGCGCAGCTGGAGGCCGAAGCGGTACCGGGCGCGCCGGGCCAGGGCTGGCACTGCCGCCTGACCCTGACCGACGTCACGATGCAGCGCGCGGCCCAGGACGAGGTGCTGCGCCTGAACACTGCACTGGAAGCGCAGATTGAAGAGCGCACCCGGCACATCCGCGAACTGAACGACGAACTGGAGACCTTCCTGTACGCCGCCGCCCACGACCTCACCACGCCGCTGCGGCACATCCGCAGCTTCACGGCGCAGCTGAGCGCCCAGATGCCCGAACCCACCGACGAACACCTGCGCTGCGCGGCAAACGTGGAGCAGGCCACGCTGCACATGGAACACCAGCTGCGCGCGCTGCTCACCGTGTTTCGGCTGGGGCGCAGCCGCATGCGGTTCCAGCCTGTGGACCTGACGCGGGTGCTGCACGAGGTGCGCAAGGACCTGAAGCCCGAACTGCGGGGGCGCGAGGTGGCGCTGAGCACCGACGGCCTGCCGCGCGTGCTGGGCGACAGCCTCGCGCTGCAACTGGTCTTTACCCACCTGCTGGGCAACGCCCTGAAGTTCAGCCGCCCGCGCCCCCAGGCCCGCATTCAGGTGGGCGCCCAGGAATCCGAGCGCGAGTGGCTGCTGTACGTGCGCGACAACGGCGTGGGCTTCAATATGCGCCAGAAAGAGCGCCTGTTCGGGGTCTTTCAGCGCCTGCACCACAACACCGAATTCGAGGGGCTGGGGGTGGGGCTGGCGCTGGTGCGGCGCATTGTGAACCGGCACGGCGGGCGGGTATGGGCCGAGGGCAAGGTGGACCAGGGCGCCACCTTCTGGTTCAGCCTGCCCAAGGCGCCCCCGGCCGGCGCCGCTGATGCCCGGTAG
- a CDS encoding chemotaxis protein CheB produces the protein MPGSGPPLVVVGGSAGALSALLNMVQTLPPGFGAAVLVVVHTPPDQPSVLPALLQRAGRLGATHAEHGEALRAGHIFVAPPDHHLLVQGGHLQLSRGPRENHARPSIDVLFRSAAFAQGPRVAGVVLSGLRDDGTSGLWAIREAGGLALAQHPADAEYPEMPLSAIRQVEVHDVLSSRELGPALVAWTAQVAAGPPTAPPGGPPWPRLGQEVRVALGEGGAALNVFAQQPLTAVTCPECQGVMARIEEGPLTRFRCHTGHAYTASALQAEVQRVVDHTLAAAQRALNEQAMLLQGLAQAAAQAGQPQEAARLRGGEQTALARAEVLRRFVQEGPVTKLAPGAP, from the coding sequence ATGCCCGGTAGCGGCCCGCCCCTGGTGGTGGTAGGGGGCTCGGCGGGGGCACTATCGGCGCTGCTGAACATGGTGCAGACCCTGCCGCCCGGCTTTGGGGCGGCCGTGCTGGTGGTGGTGCACACCCCGCCCGATCAGCCCAGCGTGCTGCCGGCCCTGCTGCAGCGTGCTGGCCGCCTGGGCGCCACCCACGCCGAGCACGGCGAGGCCCTGCGCGCCGGCCACATTTTTGTGGCGCCGCCTGACCACCACCTGCTGGTGCAGGGCGGCCACCTGCAGCTGTCGCGCGGACCGCGCGAGAACCACGCGCGCCCCAGCATTGACGTGCTGTTCCGCTCGGCGGCATTTGCCCAGGGCCCACGGGTGGCCGGCGTGGTCCTATCCGGCCTGCGTGACGACGGCACCTCGGGGCTGTGGGCCATCCGTGAGGCCGGGGGGCTGGCCCTGGCACAGCACCCAGCCGACGCCGAGTACCCCGAAATGCCCCTGAGCGCCATCCGGCAGGTGGAGGTCCACGACGTGCTGTCCTCGCGTGAGCTGGGCCCGGCGCTGGTGGCCTGGACAGCGCAGGTGGCCGCCGGTCCGCCGACCGCTCCTCCTGGCGGCCCACCGTGGCCCCGGCTGGGCCAGGAGGTGCGCGTGGCACTGGGCGAGGGCGGCGCCGCCCTGAACGTCTTCGCCCAGCAGCCGCTCACCGCCGTGACCTGCCCGGAATGTCAGGGGGTCATGGCCCGCATTGAGGAAGGGCCGCTGACGCGCTTTCGCTGCCACACCGGCCACGCCTACACCGCCAGCGCCCTGCAGGCCGAGGTCCAGCGGGTGGTGGACCACACCCTGGCGGCGGCCCAGCGCGCCCTGAACGAACAGGCCATGCTGCTGCAGGGGCTGGCCCAGGCCGCCGCGCAGGCCGGGCAACCCCAGGAGGCCGCGCGCCTGCGCGGGGGAGAACAGACCGCTCTGGCGCGCGCCGAGGTGCTGCGGCGCTTTGTACAGGAGGGGCCGGTGACCAAGCTAGCCCCTGGCGCCCCGTGA
- the mqnB gene encoding futalosine hydrolase: MHALIVVATLPEAERLQDLPGARVVVSGVGPVAAALATAQALAQAPAELVISAGIGGAYPGAGLAPGELAVSSVIVQADLGAWDGPAFLPLDTLGLSVRPGVPQGAQFAVWNRAAQVAQAAGAGFGPALTLCSVTGSAQGAQALAERFPGALCEGMEGAGVAHAALLAGVPALEVRGISNPVGPRDRTAWQVGPALAATRRGVQAALAVLAGPG; this comes from the coding sequence ATGCATGCCCTGATCGTGGTGGCCACGCTCCCCGAAGCCGAACGCCTGCAGGACCTGCCGGGCGCCCGCGTGGTGGTCAGCGGCGTGGGGCCGGTGGCGGCGGCGCTGGCGACGGCGCAGGCCCTGGCGCAGGCCCCGGCCGAGCTGGTGATCAGTGCGGGCATCGGCGGGGCCTACCCCGGCGCTGGGCTGGCCCCCGGCGAGCTGGCAGTGTCCAGCGTGATCGTGCAGGCCGATCTGGGCGCCTGGGACGGCCCGGCGTTTCTGCCTCTGGACACCCTGGGCCTCTCGGTGCGGCCCGGGGTGCCGCAGGGCGCGCAGTTTGCGGTGTGGAACAGGGCGGCCCAGGTGGCGCAGGCAGCGGGCGCCGGTTTTGGTCCCGCGCTGACCCTGTGCAGTGTGACCGGCTCGGCCCAGGGCGCGCAGGCCCTGGCAGAGCGTTTTCCCGGCGCGCTGTGCGAAGGCATGGAAGGCGCGGGGGTGGCCCACGCGGCGCTGCTGGCTGGGGTGCCCGCCCTAGAGGTGCGGGGCATCAGCAACCCGGTGGGGCCCCGGGACCGCACGGCGTGGCAGGTGGGGCCCGCCCTGGCTGCCACCCGGCGGGGCGTTCAGGCCGCGCTGGCGGTGCTGGCCGGGCCAGGGTAA
- a CDS encoding cytochrome P450: protein MTTAASPAPTSAMPLAPGLPLVGSLLPMIRDSEGFLAAQAARLGPCFRVKVLNQSLVVLAGPTAAQVMAENSGEVTAWRVWEGIIKEFGGRQVLTMLEGPDHLAYRAAARAGFAKSRVLEGLPQVAALTRGALDRTAPGEVLKVVPFAQRLVADCIGTLTLGRLPGPHLAEFITYWHTQLAVHLVGSARPAALRKAAYLRAKASARAFAHEVLAQDPGEHASSYVSDLRRLRETRPDLMDDEELLFMMLIPYVAGLDTVVNVLSLTLYELYRRPKVLARVQAEARPVVEAGLPAERLRDLKVLHAAVLEVLRLYPVANTLPRYATRDFTVQGFPVRQGERLLMALFTSQRDPALFKDPDTFDLDRFLPPRNEHKQKGAFQPYGAGAHTCLGAGMAEALLASVLAVTVTHGRFSLFPQGFRMKPFHSANLSPDPRLSLRREA from the coding sequence ATGACCACTGCCGCTTCGCCCGCCCCCACCTCCGCCATGCCGCTGGCCCCGGGGTTGCCCCTGGTCGGCAGCCTGCTGCCCATGATCCGCGACAGCGAGGGCTTTCTGGCCGCCCAGGCCGCGCGGCTGGGGCCCTGTTTCCGGGTGAAGGTGCTGAACCAGTCGCTGGTGGTGCTGGCCGGGCCCACGGCCGCACAGGTGATGGCTGAGAACAGCGGCGAGGTCACCGCGTGGCGCGTGTGGGAAGGGATTATCAAGGAGTTCGGTGGCCGGCAGGTGCTGACGATGCTGGAGGGCCCGGACCATCTGGCCTACCGGGCCGCCGCCCGCGCCGGGTTTGCCAAGAGCCGCGTGCTAGAAGGCCTGCCCCAGGTGGCCGCCCTGACGCGGGGGGCCCTGGACCGCACCGCCCCCGGCGAGGTGCTGAAGGTGGTGCCCTTTGCGCAGCGGCTGGTGGCCGACTGCATTGGCACCCTGACGCTGGGGCGCCTGCCAGGGCCACATCTGGCCGAGTTCATCACCTACTGGCACACGCAGCTGGCGGTGCATCTGGTGGGTTCGGCCCGCCCGGCGGCGCTGCGCAAGGCCGCGTACCTGCGCGCCAAGGCCAGTGCGCGCGCCTTTGCCCACGAGGTGCTGGCCCAGGACCCCGGCGAACACGCTTCAAGCTATGTCAGCGACCTGCGCCGCCTGCGCGAGACCCGCCCGGACCTGATGGACGACGAGGAACTGCTGTTCATGATGCTGATTCCCTACGTGGCCGGGCTGGACACGGTGGTGAACGTGCTGTCGCTGACCCTGTACGAGCTCTACCGCCGGCCCAAGGTGCTGGCCCGGGTGCAGGCCGAGGCGCGCCCCGTGGTTGAAGCGGGTCTGCCCGCCGAACGGCTGCGCGACCTGAAGGTGCTGCACGCCGCCGTGCTGGAGGTGCTGCGCCTCTACCCAGTGGCCAACACGCTGCCCCGCTACGCCACGCGCGATTTCACGGTGCAGGGCTTCCCCGTGCGCCAGGGCGAGCGGCTCCTGATGGCGCTCTTCACCTCGCAGCGCGACCCGGCCCTCTTCAAGGATCCCGATACCTTTGACCTGGACCGCTTTCTCCCCCCGCGCAACGAGCACAAGCAGAAGGGTGCCTTTCAGCCCTACGGCGCGGGCGCCCACACCTGCCTGGGCGCGGGCATGGCCGAGGCGCTGCTGGCCTCGGTGCTGGCGGTCACGGTCACGCACGGCCGTTTCAGCCTGTTTCCGCAGGGCTTCCGCATGAAGCCGTTTCACTCGGCCAACCTCTCCCCCGACCCCCGCCTGAGCCTGCGCCGCGAAGCCTAG
- a CDS encoding ABC transporter substrate-binding protein has translation MKRVVLSLLTLSLLASASAQQARELRLGVFPNVTHAAGLVGIQRGLFQKELGNVKLVVKEFANGSQINEAFAAGAIDAAYVGPGPAMNAFMRGVPIQVYAGAANAGAVLVARKDSGVRNVKGLSGKKVAVPTRGSTQDISLRHLLHENGLKATDEGGTVTVVPIDPANMPAAFASKQVDAALVQEPWGAIMETQGARLIANEKAIWEGGNYTTTVLVVNTKYAAANPAVVSDLLQGHLNAIKFINSSNAGAQKAIADQIYAFTGKRPNAAELFKALARTRVTWDINLKTLAEYAVLNKEAGFARDVPDLNKFVNLSVIRALAK, from the coding sequence ATGAAGCGAGTTGTGCTCTCTCTCCTCACCCTTTCCTTGCTGGCCAGCGCCAGCGCCCAGCAGGCGCGCGAACTGCGCCTGGGGGTGTTTCCCAACGTGACCCACGCCGCCGGGCTGGTGGGCATTCAGCGCGGCCTGTTTCAGAAGGAACTGGGCAACGTCAAGCTGGTGGTCAAGGAATTTGCCAACGGCTCCCAGATCAACGAGGCCTTTGCGGCGGGCGCCATTGACGCCGCCTATGTGGGCCCGGGGCCGGCCATGAACGCCTTTATGCGCGGCGTGCCCATTCAGGTGTACGCGGGCGCTGCCAACGCGGGCGCGGTGCTGGTGGCCCGCAAGGACAGCGGGGTGCGCAACGTGAAGGGCCTGAGCGGCAAGAAGGTGGCGGTGCCTACGCGCGGCTCCACGCAGGACATCAGCTTGCGCCACCTGCTGCACGAGAACGGCCTCAAGGCCACCGATGAAGGCGGCACGGTGACTGTGGTGCCCATTGACCCGGCCAACATGCCCGCCGCCTTTGCCAGCAAGCAGGTGGACGCCGCGCTGGTGCAGGAACCCTGGGGCGCCATCATGGAAACGCAGGGCGCCCGCCTGATCGCCAACGAAAAGGCGATCTGGGAGGGCGGGAATTACACCACCACCGTGCTGGTGGTGAACACCAAGTACGCCGCCGCCAACCCGGCCGTCGTCTCAGACCTGCTGCAGGGGCACCTGAACGCCATCAAGTTCATCAACAGCAGCAACGCAGGCGCCCAGAAGGCCATTGCGGACCAGATTTATGCCTTTACCGGCAAACGCCCCAACGCGGCCGAACTGTTCAAGGCCCTGGCGCGCACCCGGGTGACCTGGGACATCAACCTGAAGACCCTGGCCGAGTACGCCGTGCTGAACAAGGAAGCCGGCTTTGCGCGCGACGTGCCGGACCTGAACAAGTTCGTGAACCTCAGCGTGATCCGCGCTCTGGCGAAGTAA
- a CDS encoding putative dsRNA-binding protein: MNVNAKGDLIARAIALGLGTPSFEVTTQGPPHEPTFRVTVRVGGEVLGPGGEGRSKKDAERTAAEAALQALDGGTPATEGRWPIYSAVLAEALEVAADFAPDDTSLDEVRVRAAQLYRDLLRELGHGPEGDDEA, from the coding sequence ATGAACGTCAATGCCAAAGGGGACCTGATCGCCCGCGCCATCGCCCTGGGGCTGGGCACCCCCAGCTTCGAGGTCACCACGCAGGGCCCGCCCCACGAGCCCACCTTCCGCGTGACCGTGCGCGTGGGCGGCGAGGTGCTGGGTCCAGGCGGCGAGGGCCGCAGCAAGAAAGATGCCGAGCGCACGGCCGCCGAGGCCGCCCTGCAGGCCCTGGACGGCGGCACACCAGCAACAGAAGGCCGCTGGCCCATCTACAGCGCCGTGCTGGCCGAGGCGCTGGAGGTGGCGGCCGACTTCGCCCCCGACGACACCTCGCTGGACGAGGTGCGGGTGCGCGCCGCGCAGCTGTACCGCGACCTGCTGCGCGAGCTGGGCCACGGCCCCGAAGGAGACGACGAGGCGTGA
- a CDS encoding HAD family hydrolase, with amino-acid sequence MSGWPWRPAGVLFDMDGVLTLNNHFHRQAWQEVAREVLGLHLTEHDLDTKVDGGRNPEIIERLIGTVPDEALSRRVHDTKEGRYRALAAGALREVQGLGAYLDALEARRIPFALVTSADAVNVAFGMEALGLGHRFAVRVLGEDVTRGKPHPEPFLLGAARLGLDPTQCLAHEDAVNGVRSAAGAGCRVVALTTTAPAEALRAAGAALTVPDFTGWAAWLA; translated from the coding sequence GTGAGCGGCTGGCCCTGGCGCCCGGCAGGCGTGCTGTTCGACATGGACGGGGTGCTGACCCTGAACAACCACTTTCACCGGCAGGCGTGGCAGGAAGTGGCGCGTGAGGTGCTGGGCCTGCACCTGACCGAGCACGACCTGGACACCAAGGTGGACGGTGGCCGCAACCCCGAAATCATTGAGCGCCTGATCGGCACGGTGCCGGACGAAGCCCTGAGCCGCCGCGTGCACGACACCAAGGAAGGCCGTTACCGCGCCCTGGCCGCCGGGGCGCTGCGTGAGGTGCAGGGGCTGGGCGCCTACCTGGACGCGCTGGAAGCCCGCCGCATCCCCTTCGCCCTGGTCACCAGCGCCGACGCGGTGAACGTGGCCTTTGGCATGGAGGCGCTGGGCCTGGGCCACCGTTTTGCCGTGCGGGTGCTGGGCGAGGATGTGACGCGCGGCAAGCCCCACCCAGAGCCGTTTCTGCTGGGCGCCGCGCGCCTGGGCCTGGACCCCACACAGTGCCTGGCCCACGAGGACGCCGTGAATGGCGTGCGCAGCGCGGCCGGGGCTGGTTGCCGCGTGGTGGCGCTCACCACCACCGCGCCTGCCGAAGCCCTGCGCGCAGCGGGCGCCGCCCTGACCGTCCCCGACTTCACCGGCTGGGCCGCGTGGCTGGCCTGA
- a CDS encoding YraN family protein — protein sequence MKGAEAEARAAAHLQALGRTVLAQNYRIRGGEIDLVTREPGGTLVFTEVRHRAAPDHGSAAESVTPRKLALMHRAALSYLLRECGRDDLPCRLEVLTIDGPVEGGVVGIWPVE from the coding sequence ATGAAAGGCGCCGAGGCCGAAGCCCGCGCGGCGGCCCACCTGCAGGCCCTGGGCCGCACCGTGCTGGCCCAGAACTACCGCATCAGGGGCGGCGAGATTGATCTGGTCACCCGCGAGCCGGGCGGTACCCTGGTCTTCACCGAGGTCCGCCACCGCGCCGCCCCCGACCACGGCAGCGCCGCCGAAAGCGTGACCCCCCGCAAGCTGGCCCTGATGCACCGCGCCGCCCTGAGTTACCTGCTGCGCGAGTGTGGCCGCGACGATCTTCCCTGCCGGCTGGAGGTCCTCACGATTGACGGGCCGGTAGAGGGCGGGGTGGTGGGGATCTGGCCGGTGGAGTGA